A genomic stretch from Carassius auratus strain Wakin chromosome 37, ASM336829v1, whole genome shotgun sequence includes:
- the LOC113056205 gene encoding pantothenate kinase 3-like isoform X1, with amino-acid sequence MENAETSDQNGTTHYTNGLVNGFHTQQSDDGECISSNGGGQGASDSSGGHNGIDSFHHLHQDVHNNGSPTKRCRLRRRVDSGKKNRPPFPWFGLDIGGTLVKLVYFEPKDITAEEEQEEVESLKSIRHYLTSNVAYGNTGIRDVHLELKNLTMCGRKGNLHFIRFPTQDMHSFIQMGREKNFSSLHTTLCATGGGAYKFEDDFRTVADLELQKLDELDCLIHGLLYVDSVGFNGHPGCYFFQNPSHPENCVKRPFSLENPFPMLLVNIGSGVSILAVYSKDDYKRVTGTSLGGGTFLGLCCLLTGCDTFEEALEMADKGDSTNVDKLVKDIYGGDYERFGLQGSAVASSFGHMMSKEKRDSISKEDLARATLVTITNNIGSIARMCAVNENIDRVVFVGNFLRINTLSTKLLAYAMDFWSDGQLKALFLEHEGYFGAVGAFLELLKMTEDS; translated from the exons ATGGAAAATGCTGAAACATCCGATCAAAACGGTACGACGCACTACACGAACGGTTTAGTAAACGGATTTCACACTCAACAGTCCGATGATGGAGAGTGTATTTCATCTAACGGAGGTGGTCAGGGTGCTAGTGACAGTAGCGGTGGCCATAATGGTATTGACAGTTTCCACCATCTTCATCAAGATGTACACAACAATGGTTCGCCTACGAAGCGCTGCAGACTCCGAAGACGCGTGGATTCGGGAAAGAAGAACAGACCGC ccTTTCCATGGTTTGGGTTGGATATTGGAGGCACTCTGGTCAAGCTGGTTTACTTTGAGCCCAAAGACATAACTGCTGAAGAAGAACAAGAGGAAGTGGAGAGTCTGAAGAGCATCCGCCACTATCTGACCTCCAACGTGGCCTATGGAAACACCGGTATCCGTGACGTTCACCTGGAGTTGAAGAACCTCACCATGTGTGGCCGGAAAGGCAACCTCCACTTCATTCGGTTCCCCACGCAAGATATGCACAGCTTCATCCAAATGGGCAGAGAAAAGAACTTCTCCAGTCTACACACCACACTGTGCGCCACGGGTGGGGGAGCATACAAATTTGAGGACGACTTCAGAACG GTGGCTGATTTGGAGCTCCAGAAGCTGGATGAACTGGACTGTCTTATTCATGGTCTGCTGTATGTTGACTCAGTCGGGTTCAATGGTCATCCAGGGTGTTATTTTTTCCAAAATCCCTCGCACCCTGAAAACTGTGTCAAGAGGCCATTTAGCCTGGAGAACCCCTTCCCTATGTTGCTGGTAAACATTGGCTCGGGGGTAAGCATCCTGGCTGTCTACTCCAAGGATGATTACAAGCGAGTCACAGGCACCAG TTTAGGAGGTGGTACGTTTCTAGGCCTGTGTTGTTTGCTGACTGGCTGTGACACATTTGAGGAGGCTTTAGAGATGGCAGATAAAGGGGACAGCACAAATGTGGACAAACTAGTGAAGGACATTTATGGAGGTGATTATGAGCGCTTCGGTCTCCAGGGTTCCGCCGTTGCATCCAG ttttggtcATATGATGAGCAAGGAGAAACGTGATAGTATAAGTAAAGAGGACCTGGCCAGGGCCACTCTTGTCACCATCACCAACAACATTGGTTCCATCGCCCGCATGTGTGCAGTCAACGAg aatatcgATAGAGTGGTTTTTGTTGGGAATTTCCTTCGGATCAACACATTATCAACTAAGCTGCTAGCCTATGCCATGGACTTCTGGTCTGACGGACAACTGAAAGCCCTTTTCTTAGAACATGAA GGTTATTTTGGAGCTGTTGGTGCCTTCCTAGAGCTACTAAAGATGACTGAAGACTCCTGA
- the LOC113056205 gene encoding pantothenate kinase 3-like isoform X2 — MICTYTEYVASCFILLSSQSCLSHLQRMKLIVKKPAFPWFGLDIGGTLVKLVYFEPKDITAEEEQEEVESLKSIRHYLTSNVAYGNTGIRDVHLELKNLTMCGRKGNLHFIRFPTQDMHSFIQMGREKNFSSLHTTLCATGGGAYKFEDDFRTVADLELQKLDELDCLIHGLLYVDSVGFNGHPGCYFFQNPSHPENCVKRPFSLENPFPMLLVNIGSGVSILAVYSKDDYKRVTGTSLGGGTFLGLCCLLTGCDTFEEALEMADKGDSTNVDKLVKDIYGGDYERFGLQGSAVASSFGHMMSKEKRDSISKEDLARATLVTITNNIGSIARMCAVNENIDRVVFVGNFLRINTLSTKLLAYAMDFWSDGQLKALFLEHEGYFGAVGAFLELLKMTEDS, encoded by the exons ATGATATGTACATATACTGAGTATGTTGCTTCGTGCTTCATTTTGCTGTCTTCACAATCCTGTCTGTCTCACCTGCAAAGAATGAAACTAATTGTCAAGAAGCCAG ccTTTCCATGGTTTGGGTTGGATATTGGAGGCACTCTGGTCAAGCTGGTTTACTTTGAGCCCAAAGACATAACTGCTGAAGAAGAACAAGAGGAAGTGGAGAGTCTGAAGAGCATCCGCCACTATCTGACCTCCAACGTGGCCTATGGAAACACCGGTATCCGTGACGTTCACCTGGAGTTGAAGAACCTCACCATGTGTGGCCGGAAAGGCAACCTCCACTTCATTCGGTTCCCCACGCAAGATATGCACAGCTTCATCCAAATGGGCAGAGAAAAGAACTTCTCCAGTCTACACACCACACTGTGCGCCACGGGTGGGGGAGCATACAAATTTGAGGACGACTTCAGAACG GTGGCTGATTTGGAGCTCCAGAAGCTGGATGAACTGGACTGTCTTATTCATGGTCTGCTGTATGTTGACTCAGTCGGGTTCAATGGTCATCCAGGGTGTTATTTTTTCCAAAATCCCTCGCACCCTGAAAACTGTGTCAAGAGGCCATTTAGCCTGGAGAACCCCTTCCCTATGTTGCTGGTAAACATTGGCTCGGGGGTAAGCATCCTGGCTGTCTACTCCAAGGATGATTACAAGCGAGTCACAGGCACCAG TTTAGGAGGTGGTACGTTTCTAGGCCTGTGTTGTTTGCTGACTGGCTGTGACACATTTGAGGAGGCTTTAGAGATGGCAGATAAAGGGGACAGCACAAATGTGGACAAACTAGTGAAGGACATTTATGGAGGTGATTATGAGCGCTTCGGTCTCCAGGGTTCCGCCGTTGCATCCAG ttttggtcATATGATGAGCAAGGAGAAACGTGATAGTATAAGTAAAGAGGACCTGGCCAGGGCCACTCTTGTCACCATCACCAACAACATTGGTTCCATCGCCCGCATGTGTGCAGTCAACGAg aatatcgATAGAGTGGTTTTTGTTGGGAATTTCCTTCGGATCAACACATTATCAACTAAGCTGCTAGCCTATGCCATGGACTTCTGGTCTGACGGACAACTGAAAGCCCTTTTCTTAGAACATGAA GGTTATTTTGGAGCTGTTGGTGCCTTCCTAGAGCTACTAAAGATGACTGAAGACTCCTGA
- the LOC113056205 gene encoding pantothenate kinase 1-like isoform X3 — protein MCGRKGNLHFIRFPTQDMHSFIQMGREKNFSSLHTTLCATGGGAYKFEDDFRTVADLELQKLDELDCLIHGLLYVDSVGFNGHPGCYFFQNPSHPENCVKRPFSLENPFPMLLVNIGSGVSILAVYSKDDYKRVTGTSLGGGTFLGLCCLLTGCDTFEEALEMADKGDSTNVDKLVKDIYGGDYERFGLQGSAVASSFGHMMSKEKRDSISKEDLARATLVTITNNIGSIARMCAVNENIDRVVFVGNFLRINTLSTKLLAYAMDFWSDGQLKALFLEHEGYFGAVGAFLELLKMTEDS, from the exons ATGTGTGGCCGGAAAGGCAACCTCCACTTCATTCGGTTCCCCACGCAAGATATGCACAGCTTCATCCAAATGGGCAGAGAAAAGAACTTCTCCAGTCTACACACCACACTGTGCGCCACGGGTGGGGGAGCATACAAATTTGAGGACGACTTCAGAACG GTGGCTGATTTGGAGCTCCAGAAGCTGGATGAACTGGACTGTCTTATTCATGGTCTGCTGTATGTTGACTCAGTCGGGTTCAATGGTCATCCAGGGTGTTATTTTTTCCAAAATCCCTCGCACCCTGAAAACTGTGTCAAGAGGCCATTTAGCCTGGAGAACCCCTTCCCTATGTTGCTGGTAAACATTGGCTCGGGGGTAAGCATCCTGGCTGTCTACTCCAAGGATGATTACAAGCGAGTCACAGGCACCAG TTTAGGAGGTGGTACGTTTCTAGGCCTGTGTTGTTTGCTGACTGGCTGTGACACATTTGAGGAGGCTTTAGAGATGGCAGATAAAGGGGACAGCACAAATGTGGACAAACTAGTGAAGGACATTTATGGAGGTGATTATGAGCGCTTCGGTCTCCAGGGTTCCGCCGTTGCATCCAG ttttggtcATATGATGAGCAAGGAGAAACGTGATAGTATAAGTAAAGAGGACCTGGCCAGGGCCACTCTTGTCACCATCACCAACAACATTGGTTCCATCGCCCGCATGTGTGCAGTCAACGAg aatatcgATAGAGTGGTTTTTGTTGGGAATTTCCTTCGGATCAACACATTATCAACTAAGCTGCTAGCCTATGCCATGGACTTCTGGTCTGACGGACAACTGAAAGCCCTTTTCTTAGAACATGAA GGTTATTTTGGAGCTGTTGGTGCCTTCCTAGAGCTACTAAAGATGACTGAAGACTCCTGA